A single region of the Silene latifolia isolate original U9 population chromosome 8, ASM4854445v1, whole genome shotgun sequence genome encodes:
- the LOC141594987 gene encoding uncharacterized protein LOC141594987: MVTKTPVVENSIPRRFLTKLLRNENGGRRSFTSGGVSFMENLSNYLQKSRLGLIEHCTVDKGGTSNNTSDNGLHKGGRIWVIWDPRLFEVDILDVSVQCIHTLVTDKARKTKFWFTVVYGLNKAAEREPLWNRLRHFYTAVNSPWLVGDDFNIVLASNDRIGGAPITNAEMRPLLQVVQDCELADLGARGAFFTWTNKHEVGTKIYSRIDRMLVNDEWTINFPTSYVHFLPEGMFDHCPALVKFEEEAYGRRAPFKYFNMWSLALEYDSIIRNGWQRKV, from the exons ATGGTGACTAAAACACCTGTGGTTGAGAACTCTATCCCTAGAAGGTTTTTAACCAAACTGTTGAGAAATGAGAATGGTGGACGCAGATCTTTTACCTCTGGGGGGGTTTCTTTCATGGAGAATCTTTCTAATTATTTGCAGAAGTCTAGACTGGGACTGATTGAGCATTGCACTGTGGATAAAGGGGGGACTAGTAATAACACCTCTGACAATGG TTTACATAAAGGTGGTAGAATATGGGTTATTTGGGATCCTCGGTTGTTTGAGGTAGATATTTTGGATGTTTCTGTGCAATGTATCCATACACTTGTTACTGATAAAGCTAGGAAAACTAAGTTCTGGTTTACTGTAGTGTATGGCCTGAACAAAGCTGCTGAAAGGGAGCCATTATGGAATAGGTTGAGGCACTTTTATACTGCTGTTAATAGCCCTTGGCTTGTGGGGGATGATTTTAACATTGTCCTTGCTAGTAATGATAGAATTGGGGGAGCTCCAATAACCAATGCTGAGATGAGACCACTTTTACAGGTGGTACAGGATTGTGAATTGGCTGATCTAGGGGCTAGAGGAGCTTTCTTTACTTGGACGAATAAACATGAGGTTGGGACTAAGATTTATAGTAGAATTGATAGGATGTTGGTTAATGATGAATGGACTATCAATTTTCCTACTAGTTATGTGCATTTTTTACCTGAGGGAATGTTTGACCATTGTCCTGCTCTTGTAAAGTTTGAGGAGGAGGCTTATGGCAGGAGGGCCCCCTtcaaatattttaacatgtggtCTTTAGCTCTTGAGTATGATAGCATCATTAGAAATGGATGGCAAAGGAAGGTTTAA